In one Juglans regia cultivar Chandler chromosome 11, Walnut 2.0, whole genome shotgun sequence genomic region, the following are encoded:
- the LOC108993523 gene encoding LOW QUALITY PROTEIN: probable isoaspartyl peptidase/L-asparaginase 3 (The sequence of the model RefSeq protein was modified relative to this genomic sequence to represent the inferred CDS: substituted 2 bases at 2 genomic stop codons), with protein sequence MVEGTRHAHLTEAVAALKGKSVHLWEEQKRQKQMLEAILQQLNNLASFLDDVRALWRAIDGGFSAVDAVVEGCSACXELXCDGTVGPGGSPNENGETMIDALVMDWVTMEVGAVAALRYVKDGIKAARLVIQHTKHTLLVGEQAFAFALSMSLPGPTNLSSSESLGKWSKWKENRCQPNFRQNVVPINSCGPYHPRDSLDLTKGACSKAKLMETIEFRSSLVGLHNHDTIAMAVIDRMGHLAVGTSTNGATYKIPGK encoded by the exons ATGGTTGAAGGCACCCGCCATGCTCACTTAACTGAGGCAGTTGCTGCATTGAAAGGCAAATCAGTTCATCTATGGGAGGAGCAAAAAAGGCAAAAGCAAATGTTGGAGGCCATCCTTCAACAGCTCAATAATCTAGCG TCCTTCTTAGATGATGTTAGAGCTCTTTGGAGAGCTATTGATGGTGGGTTTTCAGCAGTTGACGCTGTTGTGGAGGGTTGCTCTGCCTGCTAGGAACTGTAGTGTGATGGAACAG TTGGGCCTGGTGGAAGTccaaatgagaatggagaaACTATGATTGATGCTCTGGTCATGGATTGG GTGACAATGGAGGTTGGAGCTGTCGCTGCTTTGAGGTACGTGAAGGACGGCATCAAAGCTGCTAGATTAGTAATCCAGCACACTAAACACACTTTGCTTGTTGGAGAGCAAGCCTTTGCATTTGCTTTATCAATGAGTCTCCCGGGACCCACAAACCTTAGTTCATCCGAGTCTTTGGGGAAGTGGAGTAAATGGAAGGAAAATCGCTGCCAACCTAATTTTAGGCAAAATGTTGTACCTATCAATAGTTGTGGCCCATATCATCCAAGGGATTCTCTTGACCTAACTAAAGGGGCATGTTCCAAAGCCAAGCTTATGGAAACTATTGAATTTAGATCATCCCTTGTTGGTCTTCACAATCATGACACTATAGCAATGGCTGTCATTGATAGA ATGGGGCACCTTGCCGTTGGTACATCAACTAATGGAGCAACATATAAGATCCCTGGCAAGTAA
- the LOC108993535 gene encoding serine/arginine repetitive matrix protein 2-like has translation MYNGIGLQTPRGSGTNGYIQSNRFLIKSKTGRVSETTKGFEANQGTAGITRKPNKDILEHDCKRQIELKLVVLQDTLIDQGYTDAEIAEKLEDARRTLEAAAATSQDGPTAIAGANNKLSETQTHQIAARKEKQLETLRAAFGISASELEEHSIEGNDDARDGRKNVPSDNIKREHAFLDREFRSKKNMEEDQKVEKDDKKKGVKESGRHKKEETKKRRHESDSSDTDSSGKHAKGLQAKHHRSNRRSDHDISVDKKHRPLKKHKKSRVHDSDDSDSATDSGENVDVRKTSKNHNKSRVHGSDDSDSATDSDRDVGNKRKTSKNHKNRKHDSDDSESDSDSDSATDEDGIGHESSKKQAKYKKSSRRHGSDDDSDFDEGSSKQQSQKGNQQTRTRGRHDSEDETDDTNSEVEERRIQLEKENDQHSRGRWKEGGDSDVEDIKKSSNGRHGKRSRMNDVVDEYDSERARKHKREITDKSLRSRRRDSDDDDFGTGTDEQIKKGGIRRHNTDEDYGVSYDRRNANRTAGKHKTVEEAAVSPLNDIDNDLYRSGRDTMDRSRYRSQEVMKGGKRNPDDGKEDPESKLSSRNYVKEAEHIEEQLKDSKIKYELNTKAHLSKDDHKRDTRLRSVGQQDSKTVEQGGRSYSKDDEPQRISRKDDREHEELGGRGGQNRYEEEHRVRKHRRDEDYEYIRHERANAAEQRGGSRRQARGEEVERENRSHEMDRRMDYSKRARYDDLRSSERKRYDDRRDDDRARR, from the exons ATGTACAACGGAATAGGGTTACAAACCCCGAGAGGTTCCGGAACTAATGGGTACATACAGAGCAACAGGTTCTTAATCAAGTCAAAGACTGGGAGGGTCTCCGAAACCACCAAGGGATTTGAGGCAAACCAGGGCACGGCTGGTATCACCAGGAAGCCGAATAAGGACATTCTTGAGCATGATTGCAAGCGTCAGATCGAGCTCAAGCTTGTCGTACTCCAGGATACACTCATAGATCAAGGTTACACTGACGCTGAGATTGCAGAGAAGCTTGAGGATGCCCGGAGGACTCTGGAAGCCGCTGCAGCCACCTCCCAGGATGGGCCCACGGCCATTGCTGGGGCTAACAATAA GCTTTCAGAGACACAGACCCACCAAATTGCTGCTAGAAAAGAGAAGCAGCTGGAAACATTAAGAGCTGCTTTTGGGATTTCTGCATCGGAACTTGAGGAACACAGTATTGAAGGGAATGATGATGCAAGAGATGGCCGGAAGAATGTTCCTAGTGACAATATCAAGCGTGAACATGCTTTTCTAGATAGAGAGTTCAGGTCAAAGAAAAATATGGAGGAAGAtcagaaagttgaaaaagatgatAAGAAAAAGGGTGTTAAAGAATCTGGGCGCCACAAGAAGGAAGAAACTAAAAAGAGAAGGCATGAGTCTGATTCTTCTGATACAGATAGCAGTGGGAAACATGCAAAAGGTCTTCAAGCAAAGCACCACAGAAGTAATAGGCGGAGTGATCATGACATTTCTGTTGATAAGAAACACAGGCCTTTAAAGAAGCACAAGAAAAGCAGGGTGCATGACAGTGATGATTCGGATTCTGCCACAGATTCTGGTGAGAATGTCGATGTGCGCAAGACTTCAAAGAATCACAATAAAAGCAGGGTGCATGGCAGTGACGATTCTGATTCTGCTACTGATTCTGATAGGGATGTTGGCAACAAGCGCAAGACCTCAAAGAATCACAAGAACAGAAAGCACGATAGTGATGATTCTGagtctgattctgattctgattctgctACTGATGAGGATGGTATTGGCCATGAGAGTTCCAAAAAACAGGCCAAGTACAAGAAGTCAAGTAGGAGGCATGGTTCTGAtgatgattctgattttgatgaAGGCTCGTCCAAGCAGCAAAGTCAGAAGGGGAATCAGCAAACACGAACTAGGGGAAGACATGACTCAGAGGATGAAACTGATGATACCAATAGTGAAGTAGAAGAGAGAAGAATTCAACTGGAGAAAGAGAATGATCAGCATAGTAGGGGCCGATGGAAAGAGGGAGGTGACTCTGATGTGGAAGATATAAAAAAGAGCAGCAATGGTAGACATGGGAAAAGAAGCAGAATGAATGATGTGGTTGATGAATATGATTCTGAAAGAGCAAGAAAACATAAAAGGGAAATAACAGATAAAAGTCTGAGAAGTCGGAGGCGTGACTCTGACGATGATGATTTTGGTACTGGTACAGATGAACAAATAAAGAAGGGTGGAATTAGGAGGCACAATACTGATGAGGACTATGGTGTCAGTTATGATCGGAGAAATGCTAATAGGACTGCAGGGAAACATAAAACAGTTGAAGAGGCAGCAGTTTCTCCACTCAATGACATTGATAATGATCTGTACAGGTCAGGGAGAGATACCATGGATAGATCCAGGTACAGGAGTCAAGAAGTAATGAAGGGGGGGAAGAGGAATCCTGATGATGGAAAAGAAGATCCTGAGTCCAAGTTATCAAGTCGCAATTATGTGAAAGAGGCAGAGCACATTGAGGAGCAATTGAAGGACTCTAAAATCAAGTATGAATTGAATACCAAAGCACACTTGAGCAAGGATGATCATAAGAGGGACACAAGGCTTAGATCTGTGGGACAGCAGGATAGCAAAACTGTTGAACAGGGTGGCAGAAGTTATAGCAAGGATGATGAACCACAACGCATCAGTAGAAAGGATGACCGGGAGCATGAGGAGCTTGGGGGAAGGGGAGGACAAAACAGATATGAAGAGGAGCACAGAGTGAGAAAGCACAGAAGAGATGaagattatgaatatataagGCATGAGAGGGCTAATGCTGCAGAGCAGCGGGGCGGAAGTAGAAGGCAGGCAAGAGGTGAGGAAGTAGAGCGTGAAAATAGAAGTCATGAGATGGACAGACGTATGGATTACTCCAAGAGAGCAAGATACGATGATTTGCGATCAAGCGAGAGAAAAAGGTATGATGACAGACGTGATGATGACAGAGCCAGGCGCTGA